GGGCCAATAATTAACTTTGTACCAACAGGAAGACAAGAGGAGGAAATATGCATGCTCGAAACGCTGAAAACAGTCTTTATTTCCAGTGGATTACCAGCCCTGGATGTTAAACAGGTTATAATGTGGTTAGTCGCTTTTGCGATCATGTACTTAGCCATCAAAAAAGAATTTGAACCACTGCTGCTGTTGCCGATTGGGTTTGGTATCCTAGTGGCCAACCTGCCCCTGGCCGGTTTGATGGAAGAAGGGCACTTATTCTGGATCTTTTACCATTACGGGATTGAGTGGGAAGTGATTCCCTGCGTGATCTTTCTCGGCATTGGGGCGCTGACGGATTTCGGGCCCATGATCGCCAACCCGAAGACACTCCTGCTGGGAGCGGCGGCTCAGGGAGGTGTCTATATCACCTACATCGGGGCCATCCTGGCTGGGTTCACCGTTAAGGAGGCAGCCGGCATCGGGATCATCGGTGGGGCGGACGGCCCGACCACCATTTACGTCCTCTC
This genomic interval from Bacillota bacterium contains the following:
- a CDS encoding sodium ion-translocating decarboxylase subunit beta; its protein translation is MLETLKTVFISSGLPALDVKQVIMWLVAFAIMYLAIKKEFEPLLLLPIGFGILVANLPLAGLMEEGHLFWIFYHYGIEWEVIPCVIFLGIGALTDFGPMIANPKTLLLGAAAQGGVYITYIGAILAGFTVKEAAGIGIIGGADGPTTIYVLSYLAPYLMGPCAVAAYSYMAMVPLIQPPVAKLLTTVAERKIRMRQLRPVSKTEKILFPIIAVILITLLVPPAAPLMAMLMLGNLFRESGVVERLSDVAQNALLNIVTVFLGISVGATMNAETF